Proteins from one Streptomyces genisteinicus genomic window:
- a CDS encoding EamA family transporter, with protein sequence MAGATVALPEAAGPAAGAAPGGGRPGKRSLGPVSLVVAGALSVQFGAAVAVMLMPRTGALGVVTLRLVLAALVLLVVCRPKLRGHSRADWGTVVAFGAAMGSMNILFYQAVDRIPLGAAVTLEVLGPLAMSVIVSRRLVNLLWAGLALGGVVLLSGGGFDRLDPVGALFALAAGAMWAAYIIFSARTGRRFPQADGLALAMGVAALISLPLGIWEAGTKLVQPSTLGLGLAVALMSSVLPYTLELLALRRLPAATFAVLMSLEPAIAATAGFLVLHQALSFTDAAAIALVIAASMGAVRTQTAKARTRTAAARTPAEPDRGRPEPLRPDRG encoded by the coding sequence GTGGCGGGGGCGACCGTGGCGCTGCCCGAGGCCGCGGGACCGGCCGCCGGTGCGGCCCCCGGCGGCGGGCGGCCCGGCAAACGGTCGCTGGGACCGGTGTCGCTGGTCGTCGCCGGTGCCCTGTCCGTGCAGTTCGGCGCGGCCGTCGCCGTCATGCTGATGCCCCGCACGGGCGCCCTCGGCGTGGTGACCCTGCGCCTGGTGCTCGCCGCGCTGGTGCTGCTCGTGGTCTGCCGCCCGAAGCTGCGCGGCCACTCGCGCGCCGACTGGGGCACGGTGGTGGCGTTCGGTGCCGCGATGGGCTCGATGAACATCCTCTTCTACCAGGCCGTGGACCGGATCCCGCTGGGCGCCGCCGTCACCCTGGAGGTCCTCGGCCCGCTCGCCATGTCCGTGATCGTCTCCCGACGGCTGGTGAACCTGCTGTGGGCCGGGCTGGCGCTCGGCGGCGTCGTCCTGCTCAGCGGCGGCGGATTCGACCGGCTCGACCCGGTGGGGGCCCTGTTCGCCCTCGCGGCGGGCGCGATGTGGGCCGCGTACATCATCTTCAGCGCCCGGACGGGGCGGCGGTTCCCGCAGGCCGACGGACTGGCCCTGGCCATGGGGGTGGCCGCGCTGATCAGCCTCCCGCTGGGCATCTGGGAGGCGGGCACGAAGCTGGTGCAGCCCAGCACGCTCGGCCTCGGACTGGCCGTCGCGCTGATGTCGTCGGTGCTGCCGTACACCCTGGAACTCCTGGCACTGCGCCGCCTGCCCGCGGCGACGTTCGCGGTGCTGATGAGCCTGGAGCCGGCGATCGCCGCGACGGCGGGGTTCCTGGTGCTGCACCAGGCGCTGTCCTTCACCGACGCCGCGGCGATCGCCCTGGTGATCGCCGCCAGCATGGGCGCGGTCCGCACGCAGACCGCGAAGGCCCGGACGCGGACCGCCGCTGCCCGCACGCCCGCGGAGCCGGACCGAGGCCGTCCGGAACCCCTGCGGCCGGACCGCGGGTAG
- a CDS encoding LysR family transcriptional regulator: MSIELRHLRCFLAIAEESSVTRAAARLNLAQPSVSRSLAALERHLGTRLVDRSTHHLALTPEGQAFRDKAAAAVAAFDEALDAARLLHAPLRIGHAWSALGPYTTPLLRRWARENPGIPVELLRIDDRTAGLTRGRVDAAVLRGRLTVPDLVTAPLFTEARVAAVTADGPLARRATLALADLATGPVVLNNVSGMTTLDLWPTAIRPTATFTVGNTDDWLTAIAAGRGVGVSAASTAEMHTNPGVVYRPLADAPPVEVVLAWRAAAPHPAIPDFVALVRAVASGDRPPGASAG, from the coding sequence ATGAGCATCGAGCTGCGGCATCTCCGCTGCTTCCTCGCCATCGCCGAGGAATCCAGCGTGACCAGGGCGGCAGCCCGGCTGAACCTCGCGCAGCCCAGCGTCTCCCGCTCGCTCGCGGCGCTGGAGCGCCACCTGGGCACGCGGCTCGTGGACCGCTCCACCCACCACCTGGCACTGACGCCGGAGGGCCAGGCGTTCCGCGACAAGGCGGCCGCCGCGGTCGCCGCCTTCGACGAGGCGCTCGACGCGGCCCGCCTGCTGCACGCGCCCCTGCGCATCGGGCACGCCTGGTCGGCCCTCGGTCCGTACACGACCCCGCTGCTGCGGCGCTGGGCCCGCGAGAACCCCGGGATTCCGGTGGAGCTGCTGCGCATCGACGACCGGACGGCGGGGCTCACCCGCGGCCGGGTCGACGCGGCGGTGCTCCGCGGCCGCCTCACCGTGCCCGACCTCGTGACGGCGCCGCTGTTCACCGAGGCCCGGGTGGCCGCGGTCACCGCGGACGGCCCGCTCGCCCGACGGGCGACGCTCGCCCTCGCGGACCTCGCCACCGGGCCCGTCGTGCTGAACAACGTCTCCGGCATGACCACCCTGGACCTGTGGCCGACCGCGATCCGCCCGACGGCGACGTTCACCGTCGGGAACACCGACGACTGGCTCACCGCCATCGCGGCCGGCCGGGGTGTCGGCGTCTCCGCCGCCTCCACGGCCGAGATGCACACCAATCCGGGGGTGGTCTACCGACCGCTCGCCGACGCGCCGCCGGTCGAGGTGGTCCTCGCCTGGCGGGCCGCGGCGCCGCATCCGGCGATCCCCGACTTCGTGGCCCTCGTCCGCGCGGTGGCGTCGGGGGACCGTCCGCCGGGCGCCTCGGCGGGCTGA
- a CDS encoding Dyp-type peroxidase — MNTELPLRDSTEIQGDVIAGFKKDNVQLLFLKFDDATRARTWLRRLKPRIATTRQVAAFNTAFSAARRNSGGDDPRALTALWRSVSFTHAGIETLTGRDPFPRAAEQTTQLAFKQGPALRAGMLGDTGDNSPENWLFGDSNAQPVHAVLTIAADTVADLRAALSEERQEASVHKVVIVFEQDGGTLPGARAGKEHFGFKDGVSEPAVAGFDAPDPRRPEWKKGSPGTRIIPAGEFVVGEERATDRPYTMPEWARGGSFHVVRRLGQDVPGWWAQIGARLKELKEAKAVPPEATTEWLAARMVGRWRSGTPVAKCPHADMPSDPASANDNDISFADDLEGAVTPLFSHLRKTNPRDGLRFQESGHIVPEKGDLDGRRIMRRGIPYGLPFDPAGPAGHGPDAARGLVFVSYQSDLVAQFEFMQRDWVDAEDFPLRKPSVGRDPMIGRESEVSFNDRRIRFEQFVRTEGAVYAFTPSMSTLDRLADGRLEDDTPRIKVKVTPTGNHDIFAVSTFEARDVVDAGRAKLVLQDDGRLVAFDEMDDPRWASNNPPTPGARAVLQEDGDFVVYTPDNQPVWSTGTGGNPGAKLSVQSDGNVVIYTAADRPIWATNTMH, encoded by the coding sequence GTGAACACCGAACTCCCCCTGCGGGACAGCACCGAGATCCAGGGCGACGTGATCGCCGGCTTCAAGAAGGACAACGTCCAGTTGCTGTTCCTGAAATTCGACGACGCCACCCGGGCACGCACCTGGCTGCGCCGCCTCAAGCCCCGGATCGCCACGACCAGGCAGGTCGCCGCCTTCAACACCGCCTTCAGCGCGGCCCGCCGCAACAGCGGCGGCGACGACCCCAGGGCGCTGACCGCCCTGTGGCGCAGCGTCAGCTTCACCCATGCCGGCATCGAGACCCTGACCGGCAGGGACCCCTTCCCGCGCGCCGCCGAGCAGACGACCCAGCTCGCCTTCAAGCAGGGCCCGGCCCTGCGCGCCGGGATGCTGGGCGACACCGGTGACAACTCCCCCGAGAACTGGCTGTTCGGCGACAGCAACGCCCAGCCGGTGCACGCCGTGCTGACGATCGCCGCGGACACCGTCGCGGACCTGCGGGCCGCCCTCTCCGAGGAGCGTCAGGAGGCGTCCGTCCACAAGGTGGTGATCGTCTTCGAGCAGGACGGCGGGACGCTGCCCGGCGCACGGGCCGGCAAGGAGCACTTCGGCTTCAAGGACGGCGTCAGCGAGCCGGCGGTCGCCGGCTTCGACGCACCCGATCCGCGGCGCCCGGAGTGGAAGAAGGGCTCCCCCGGTACCCGGATCATCCCGGCCGGCGAGTTCGTCGTCGGCGAGGAGCGGGCCACCGACCGCCCGTACACGATGCCCGAGTGGGCCCGCGGCGGCTCGTTCCACGTGGTCCGCCGCCTCGGGCAGGACGTCCCCGGCTGGTGGGCGCAGATCGGGGCGCGGCTGAAGGAGCTGAAGGAGGCGAAGGCCGTGCCGCCGGAGGCCACCACGGAGTGGCTGGCGGCGCGGATGGTCGGCCGCTGGCGGTCGGGCACACCGGTGGCCAAGTGCCCGCACGCCGACATGCCGTCGGACCCGGCGTCGGCGAACGACAACGACATCAGCTTCGCCGACGACCTGGAGGGAGCCGTCACGCCCCTCTTCTCCCACCTGCGCAAGACCAACCCCCGCGACGGGCTCCGCTTCCAGGAGAGCGGCCACATCGTCCCGGAGAAGGGCGACCTCGACGGCCGGCGGATCATGCGCCGGGGCATCCCCTACGGCCTGCCGTTCGACCCGGCGGGCCCGGCCGGCCACGGCCCCGACGCGGCGCGCGGACTGGTCTTCGTCAGCTACCAGAGCGATCTGGTGGCCCAGTTCGAGTTCATGCAGCGGGACTGGGTGGACGCCGAGGACTTCCCGCTGCGCAAGCCGTCGGTCGGCCGCGATCCGATGATCGGCCGGGAGAGCGAGGTCTCGTTCAACGACCGGCGGATCCGCTTCGAGCAGTTCGTGCGGACGGAGGGCGCGGTCTACGCTTTCACGCCCTCGATGTCCACGCTGGACCGGCTGGCCGACGGGCGGCTGGAGGACGACACCCCCAGGATCAAGGTGAAGGTGACGCCCACCGGCAACCACGACATCTTCGCCGTCTCGACGTTCGAGGCCCGTGACGTCGTCGACGCGGGCCGGGCGAAGCTGGTGCTCCAGGACGACGGGCGGCTCGTGGCCTTCGACGAGATGGACGACCCGCGCTGGGCCTCCAACAACCCGCCGACCCCCGGCGCGCGGGCGGTGCTCCAGGAGGACGGCGACTTCGTCGTCTATACGCCCGACAACCAGCCGGTCTGGTCCACCGGGACCGGCGGCAACCCGGGGGCGAAGCTGTCGGTCCAGTCGGACGGCAACGTCGTGATCTACACGGCGGCGGACCGGCCGATCTGGGCGACGAACACCATGCACTGA